In one window of Arachis ipaensis cultivar K30076 chromosome B06, Araip1.1, whole genome shotgun sequence DNA:
- the LOC107648662 gene encoding 60S ribosomal protein L4, with the protein MAAAAARPIVTVQALEGDMATDSAATVPLPDVMKASIRPDIVTFVHDNISKNSRQPYAVSRRAGHQTSAESWGTGRAVSRIPRVPGGGTHRAGQGAFGNMCRGGRMFAPTKIWRRWHRKINVNQKRFAVVSAIAASAVPSLVLARGHRIESVPELPLVVSDTVEGVEKTKEALKVLKQIGAFPDAEKAKDSHGIRPGKGKMRNRRYISRKGPLIVYGTEGAKAVKAFRNIPGVEVANVERLNLLKLAPGGHLGRFVIWTKSAFEKLDSIYGTFEKASEKKNGYVLPRSKMVNADLARIINSDEVQSVVRPIKKEVKRATLKKNPLKNLNVMLRLNPYAKAAKRMALLAEAQRVKAKKEKLDKKRSTVSKEDASAIRAAGKAWYQTMVSDSDYAEFDNFSKWLGVSQ; encoded by the exons ATGGCGGCAGCAGCAGCTCGTCCCATCGTCACCGTTCAAGCCCTTGAGGGCGACATGGCCACCGACTCCGCCGCAACCGTACCACTTCCTGACGTCATGAAGGCCTCCATCCGCCCTGATATCGTCACCTTCGTCCACGACAACATCTCGAAGAACTCTCGCCAGCCCTACGCCGTCTCCCGTCGTGCCGGTCACCAGACCTCCGCCGAGTCCTGGGGAACTGGCCGTGCCGTCTCGCGTATCCCTCGTGTTCCTGGCGGTGGTACTCACCGTGCCGGTCAGGGAGCCTTCGGAAACATGTGTCGTGGCGGCCGCATGTTCGCTCCTACCAAGATCTGGCGCCGCTGGCACCGCAAGATCAACGTGAACCAGAAGAGGTTCGCCGTCGTGTCCGCCATCGCCGCCTCCGCGGTCCCCTCCCTGGTCCTTGCCCGCGGTCACCGTATCGAGTCCGTACCCGAGCTCCCTCTCGTCGTCAGCGACACCGTTGAAGGCGTCGAGAAAACGAAGGAGGCCCTCAAGGTTTTGAAGCAGATCGGAGCATTTCCCGACGCGGAGAAAGCCAAGGACAGCCACGGGATCCGCCCTGGGAAAGGGAAGATGAGGAACCGCCGCTATATTTCCCGCAAGGGACCTCTGATCGTGTACGGAACCGAAGGCGCTAAGGCCGTTAAGGCTTTCAGGAACATTCCCGGCGTGGAGGTCGCAAATGTGGAGAGGCTGAACCTTCTGAAGCTCGCTCCCGGTGGCCACCTCGGCAGGTTCGTGATTTGGACCAAGTCAGCGTTCGAGAAACTCGATTCGATCTATGGAACCTTCGAGAAGGCATCGGAGAAGAAGAACGGTTACGTTCTTCCAAGGTCAAAGATGGTGAATGCAGACCTGGCTAGGATTATTAACTCTGATGAGGTTCAGTCTGTTGTGAGGCCCATTAAGAAGGAGGTTAAGAGGGCCACTCTCAAGAAGAACCCTCTCAAGAACTTGAATGTGATGCTAAGGTTGAATCCTTATGCTAAGGCTGCTAAGAGAATGGCGCTTCTCGCTGAGGCACAGCGTGTTAAGGCTAAGAAGGAGAAGCTCGACAAGAAGCGCAGTACTGTTTCCAAG GAGGATGCTTCTGCTATCAGAGCTGCTGGAAAGGCTTGGTACCAAACCATGGTTTCTGACTCTGATTATGCCGAATTTGACAACTTCTCCAAGTGGTTGGGAGTTTCACAGTGA
- the LOC110263734 gene encoding protein FAR1-RELATED SEQUENCE 5-like — protein MAYMAGQSGGYGMLRFTKRNFYNYAHRQRLARISDGDATATIGYLEGKANVDMMTSARYTRTPDNRLGSLFWANVELMVDYQLFDDVLAFDSTYRSNKYRKQLVVFSGSNHHKQTSIFGFALLEDEEVRTYRWVLLNLLDIMGHKKPCVVVTDGDKVMRAAIVEVIPTAKHRLCGWHMEKNCVQRVKDIEFRKVFQKALNANLESTSLRSIGRRRLSRLAYKITAGFRAHTIVEKARQ, from the coding sequence ATGGCTTACATGGCCGGGCAATCTGGCGGGTATGGTATGCTTCGATTTACAAAACGGAATTTTTACAATTATGCACACAGGCAACGGCTTGCACGAATATCGGATGGGGATGCAACAGCCACCATCGGTTACCTAGAGGGTAAGGCGAATGTGGACATGATGACATCGGCACGCTACACACGGACCCCGGACAATCGGCTGGGCAGCCTATTTTGGGCTAATGTGGAGTTGATGGTGGACTATCAGCTATTCGATGATGTTTTGGCGTTTGATTCTACGTATCGTTCTAACAAGTACAGGAAGCAGCTGGTGGTTTTCTCCGGGTCAAATCACCACAAACAAACATCCATTTTTGGGTTTGCGTTGCTGGAGGATGAAGAGGTTCGTACTTACCGGTGGGTGTTATTGAACCTATTGGATATCATGGGACATAAGAAGCCTTGTGTAGTAGTCACGGATGGGGACAAGGTGATGCGCGCTGCAATTGTTGAGGTGATCCCGACCGCGAAGCATAGATTGTGCGGTTGGCACATGGAGAAAAATTGCGTCCAGAGGGTTAAGGATATAGAATTCCGCAAGGTTTTTCAGAAAGCTCTAAATGCAAACCTGGAATCAACGAGTTTGAGGAGTATTGGAAGACGGCGGTTGAGTCGCTTGGCCTATAAGATAACAGCTGGGTTCAGAGCACATACGATAGTAGAGAAAGCTAGGCAATAG